GGCTGGCAGCTGCCTTTCCATCATCTGCCTTGCCATGCTGGAACGCCTGAGCGCCCAGGAATGGAACCTGCCGCTGCTTATCGGCTCGTTCGGTGCGTCTGCGGTGCTGGCCTTTGGCGCGCCCCACAGTCCGCTGGCCCAGCCCCGCAACCTTGTGGGCGGCCATGTGCTTTCTGCTCTGGTGGGTGTTACCTGCCAGCTGCTGCTCAGCGATGATCCCGTTCTGGCATCGGGACTGGCCGTTTCCACGGCCATTGCCCTCATGCACGCAACCCAGACCCTGCACCCTCCGGGTGGCGCAACGGCCCTGATTGCGGTTATCGGCGGCCCCGGCATCCACAAGCTGGGCTACTGGTATGTCATTTTGCCCTGCGCGGCTGGTGCCATATGCATGCTGGCCCTGGCCTATGTGGCCAACAACCTCGCCGCCCGCAAGAGGTACCCGCTGTTCTGGTGGTAGATGCAGCGTGGTGCGGACAAACGCCGCATCTGTCATCTGCCCGACGATTCCCCCTCCTCACATTCCCTGCGCTCCGACTGGCTGCCCTCTGGCTTGCCAGCCGGAGCCAAAGGGAGTAGCGTCATTGCCTTACTTTTATCGAGGTTATGACATGTCTGGCATTTCTTCCGCTTCCCCCCTGGCGGAGGGCCTGCGGCGCGCACTGCCCATCGTACTGGGCTACCTGCCCGTGGGCTTCGCGTTTGGGGTTCTTGCAGTCAAAAACAATATATCTCCGTCACTGGCAGTCGCCATGTCTGTGCTCATGTTTTCCGGTTCCGGACAGTTTGTCTTTGCCGGAATGTGGGGCGCTGGCGCAAGCGCGCTTTCCATCATTGCGGCGGTGTTTATTGTAAACCTGCGCTACCTGCTGCAATCGGCCGCAGAGTCCCCCTGGCTTACGGGCCTGCCGCGCATGCAGCGCTTTTTGCTGGGGCTGGGCCTCACGGACGAAACCTTTGCCGTACACGTAACGGCCTTTCAGAACGGCTGGCAGCGCAGCCTCACCACGCTTTTTGTGTGCAACCACACTGCCCAGCTCGGCTGGGTTTCTGGCGCAGCCATTGGGGCCTTTTGCGGCGAACTGGTCAGCGACGTCAAACCCCTTGGGCTGGATTATGCCCTCACAGCCATGTTTCTTGCCCTGCTGGTGCCGCAGTGCGTCAGCCGCCTGCATGTGCTGGTGGCGCTGTTCACCACGGTGCTTTCCATCAGCCTCAAGGCTGCTGGTATGACCCAGTGGAACATTGCCGTGGCAACCGTACTTGGGGCCAGCCTTGGCACGTGGCTTTTGCTGCGCAAGGCCCGCTGTGAGGGAGCGCCCTGCGACCTTGCAGCCAATGGGCACACCCCGACCCGCAACAGCGCCGCAAATATGGGCACAGCCTGCACAGAGGAGGCAGAATAATGAGCCAGACCGGATGGTTCAGCGCCAACAGCGCGTTGCTGCTCTGCCTGCTGGGCAGCGTTGTGGTTACCCTGCTGCCCAAGATTCTGCCCGTCACCTTTTTAAAGGGCGACAGCCTGCCCCCGCTGCTGCGGCACTGGCTCTCGTTTGTGCCGGTGGCCGTCATGGCAGCTCTGGTGGGGCCAGATGTGTTCTTTTATGAAGGGCACTTCAATGCCGGGCCGTCCAACCTTTTTCTGATGGTTTCCCTGCCTGCCCTGCTGGTGGCATGGTGGACAAAAAACTATTTTCTCACCATTGCCTTTGGTCTGGCGCTGGTGATTCTGGCCCGCTTTACAGGGTTATACTGATGCCCCGGGCCAGCAACCACGGAGACTGCCCGCCAGCCCTGCGCGAGCGGCGCAAACCTGCTCCCGCACTGCCGCCCCCCACGCACAGCGGCAATCTGCTGGTGCGCCTTGCACCAGCACATACGGGCCTGTTCCGCTTTTTGCTTGAGGCCTACGACCACGTGGCCTATTTTACGGTGCTTGAAAACAAGACAGCCCTGCTGCGGGTGATTTTTTCGCCCCACCGTGAGCGTGAAGCGCGCGAGGCCCTCAAGCAGATAGCCCAGAGCCTGCCCATGAGCGTGGAGGAATGGCCCTGACATGAGGGCAATGCCTGTTTTTTTGCATGGATATGGACGGCTGAACCTTCCGGCCGGGGAACCCTGCGCAAAAACACTTTGAGCTGAGCGTAATTTCTGTTACATTTTATTCGTTTTGGGGCGGGGCCAAAAGTCCAGCCCTTTTCCTGCGTCTGGCGCAAGCCCGCAACACCTCAAGCCTTTACCAAGGCGGACCCATGCCCACACTGAAATACAAGCGCGTGCTGCTCAAGCTGAGCGGCGAGGCCCTGGCCGGTGAAAACAAGACCGGTATCGACCCTGCAACCGTAGCCACCATCTGCCGCGAAATCGGCACCGTGCTCGAAATGGGCGTCGAAATGGCCCTTGTGATTGGCGGGGGCAATATTTTTCGCGGGCTTTCCGGCTCGGCCAAGGGTATGGAACGCTCGTCTGCCGATTACATGGGCATGCTCGCCACCGTGCTCAACGCCCTTGCAGTGCAGGACATGCTGGAAAAGCTGGGCTACCCCACACGTGTGCTCTCGGCCATCACCATGCAGGAAGTGTGCGAGCCCTTCATTCGCCGCCGCGCCCTGCGCCACATGGAAAAAGGCCGCGTGGTCATTTGCGCCGCCGGTACGGGCAACCCCTACTTTACCACCGACACCACCGCTGCCCTGCGCGGCATGGAACTGAAGTGCGATGCCATCATCAAGGCCACCAAGGTGGACGGCATCTACGACAAGGACCCCGCCAAATATCCCGATGCCGTCAAGTTCGACAGCATCACCTACGATGAAACCCTGGCGCGCCACCTGGGCGTCATGGACGCTACGGCCTTTGCACTTGTGCGCGACAACAACGTGCCCATCATCGTGTGCCGCATGTTCGGCGGCGACATCTGCCGCGCCGTCACCGGCGAAACCGTGGGAACCATCGTTCAGAACTAGAGCCCCCAAGGAGAATACTGATGGATATAGACAGCATCCTTCTGGACGCCGAAGAACGCATGGAAAAAGCCGTTACCGCTCAGGAACGTGACTTTTCCAAGCTGCGCACTGGCCGCGCCTCCACCGCGCTGGTAGACGGCATCAAGGCCGACTACTATGGCACACCCACGCCCATCAGCCAGATGGCCTCCGTGTCTGTGCCCGACAGCCGCACAGTTGCCATCCAGCCTTGGGACAAGGGCGGCATTTCAATCATTGAAAAGGCCATTCTCAAGTCTGACCTGGGCCTTACGCCCGTGAACGATGGCAAGCTCATCCGCATCATGCTGCCGCCGCTCACCGAAGACCGCCGCAAGGAACTGGTCAAGGTAGCCCGCAAATATACCGAAGAAGCCAAGGTGGCGGTTCGCAACGTGCGTCGCGACGCCAACGACAGCCTTAAAAAGCTGGAAAAAGACAAGGCCATCAGCGAAGACGAACAGAAGAAGGCTTCTGAAGACGTGCAAAAGCTGACGGACAAGTTTGTGGCCGAAGCCGACAAGAAATGCACGAACAAAGAAAAAGAAATTATGGAAATCTAGCCCGTGGCGGGTCATCCGCCGGGGATGCGCGCGCCCCGCAGGCAACTGCGGGGCGCGGCCTTGCTGCATAGTTGCAGTATGGCCGCGGGCCCGCAGGACATATCACCACAGGCTTTTGCATGACGGATCATCCAGACAAGCTGCCCACCCATCTTGCCATCATCATGGACGGCAACGGCAGGTGGGCCCAGGCACGAGGCCTGCCCCGCGAAGCGGGACACCGTGCAGGTGCCGAAACAGTGCGCGCCATCGTGACCGAATGCCGGTCGCTGGGCATACGCCACCTCACTCTCTACACCTTTTCCAGCGAAAACTGGAACCGCCCCAAGACCGAGATCAGCGCCCTGTTCAGCCTTTTGATGGAATTTCTGAGCCGCGAGGTTCCGCGCATGGTAGATCAAGGCATTACCATGCGGGTGCTGGGCGACCTGGACTCCATGCCCCTTGCCCAGCGCACAGCCCTACGCCACGCCATCAAACGTACCGAGGGCGGCAAGGACATGGTGCTCAACCTTGCGCTCAACTACGGCGGCAGGGGCGAGATTGTACGCGCCGTGCAAAACATGCTGCGCGAAGGTCTGCGGCCTGAAAACGTGACCGAGCAGACCCTGGCCGACCATCTGTACACAACCGGACAACCGGACCCCGACCTGCTTGTCCGCACCAGCGGCGAGCAGCGCCTGAGCAACTACCTGCTCTACCAGTGCGCCTACAGCGAGCTGTATTTCACGCCCGTGCCATGGCCGGACTTCGATGCCGCGCAACTGCGCATGGCACTTGATGCCTATGCTGCCCGTTCGCGCCGCTTCGGCAAAACACAGGAGCAAATTGATGCCCATTGATCCTTCAACACAGTCCATCGACATTCGCCGCATCTTTACCGGTATTGCCCTTGCAGCGGTCTTGTTGCTGGTACTCTGGCTCAGGGGCCTGCCCCTTCTGTTCGTCATTCTGCTGGTCTGCGCCCTTGGCTTGTGGGAATTTTACTCGCTGTTCTGGGGACCCACGGGCCGCGTGCCCAGCCGCGTCTGCGCCATCGTGCTTGGCTGGGGCATGATCTGCCTCACCTGGATGCACAGACCGCAGGACGCACTGGTCTTTCTGGGCGCGGGTTTTGTGCTGGCATCCATGAGTTTTCTTTTCAGGTGGGACGTTATCGAGGACGACAATGCCTTTGCCTCCAGCGGCATCTTTATGGCAGGCCTGGCCTATGTGCCTCTGCTGCTGTTGCCGGCCACCTATCTTTCCACCACCAAGCTCATCTTTGTCATTGCCGCCGTGGCCATTTCTGACACATCGGCCTACTTTGTGGGCACGCGCTTTGGTCACCACAAGCTGTGGCCCCGCGTAAGCCCCAAAAAGAGCTCTGAGGGCGCGGTGGGCAGCCTTGTGGGTTGCGTAATTTTTTGTGCCATTTACGGCGAAATCTACGGCAAGACAGGCTGGTTCTCTTTTGCGCTGCTGGGCATTGCCATCAACGCATTTGCCCAGCTGGGCGACCTTTTTGAATCGGCACTCAAGCGCTCGGTCAACATCAAGGACTCCGGAAACCTGTTGCCCGGTCACGGTGGCATCCTTGACAGGGCGGACAGCCTGCTGTTTGCCATGCCCATGGTGGCCGTTGTGGACCAGTGGTTCTTTTTCTTTTAGGGCATCATGCCCATTGCCGCTGTTTGCGGTGACGGGCGGCGCATGCTGGCAACTGGACAGTTACCGGCTGCGCCGCTCGCCTGCCCCAACAGGCTGGCCAAGTGCCGGGGCATGACCGGATTTACCGGATGATTCCGGTTACCGGCCCCCACCGGAACGCTTGAATTTT
The window above is part of the Desulfovibrio sp. genome. Proteins encoded here:
- a CDS encoding HPP family protein, with product MMRVLRRLRAGTMAPPRADWNEIFWAWAGSCLSIICLAMLERLSAQEWNLPLLIGSFGASAVLAFGAPHSPLAQPRNLVGGHVLSALVGVTCQLLLSDDPVLASGLAVSTAIALMHATQTLHPPGGATALIAVIGGPGIHKLGYWYVILPCAAGAICMLALAYVANNLAARKRYPLFWW
- a CDS encoding AzlC family ABC transporter permease; its protein translation is MSGISSASPLAEGLRRALPIVLGYLPVGFAFGVLAVKNNISPSLAVAMSVLMFSGSGQFVFAGMWGAGASALSIIAAVFIVNLRYLLQSAAESPWLTGLPRMQRFLLGLGLTDETFAVHVTAFQNGWQRSLTTLFVCNHTAQLGWVSGAAIGAFCGELVSDVKPLGLDYALTAMFLALLVPQCVSRLHVLVALFTTVLSISLKAAGMTQWNIAVATVLGASLGTWLLLRKARCEGAPCDLAANGHTPTRNSAANMGTACTEEAE
- a CDS encoding AzlD domain-containing protein, coding for MSQTGWFSANSALLLCLLGSVVVTLLPKILPVTFLKGDSLPPLLRHWLSFVPVAVMAALVGPDVFFYEGHFNAGPSNLFLMVSLPALLVAWWTKNYFLTIAFGLALVILARFTGLY
- a CDS encoding DUF4911 domain-containing protein, whose product is MPRASNHGDCPPALRERRKPAPALPPPTHSGNLLVRLAPAHTGLFRFLLEAYDHVAYFTVLENKTALLRVIFSPHREREAREALKQIAQSLPMSVEEWP
- the pyrH gene encoding UMP kinase — encoded protein: MPTLKYKRVLLKLSGEALAGENKTGIDPATVATICREIGTVLEMGVEMALVIGGGNIFRGLSGSAKGMERSSADYMGMLATVLNALAVQDMLEKLGYPTRVLSAITMQEVCEPFIRRRALRHMEKGRVVICAAGTGNPYFTTDTTAALRGMELKCDAIIKATKVDGIYDKDPAKYPDAVKFDSITYDETLARHLGVMDATAFALVRDNNVPIIVCRMFGGDICRAVTGETVGTIVQN
- the frr gene encoding ribosome recycling factor; the protein is MDIDSILLDAEERMEKAVTAQERDFSKLRTGRASTALVDGIKADYYGTPTPISQMASVSVPDSRTVAIQPWDKGGISIIEKAILKSDLGLTPVNDGKLIRIMLPPLTEDRRKELVKVARKYTEEAKVAVRNVRRDANDSLKKLEKDKAISEDEQKKASEDVQKLTDKFVAEADKKCTNKEKEIMEI
- a CDS encoding isoprenyl transferase, which codes for MTDHPDKLPTHLAIIMDGNGRWAQARGLPREAGHRAGAETVRAIVTECRSLGIRHLTLYTFSSENWNRPKTEISALFSLLMEFLSREVPRMVDQGITMRVLGDLDSMPLAQRTALRHAIKRTEGGKDMVLNLALNYGGRGEIVRAVQNMLREGLRPENVTEQTLADHLYTTGQPDPDLLVRTSGEQRLSNYLLYQCAYSELYFTPVPWPDFDAAQLRMALDAYAARSRRFGKTQEQIDAH
- a CDS encoding phosphatidate cytidylyltransferase, which translates into the protein MPIDPSTQSIDIRRIFTGIALAAVLLLVLWLRGLPLLFVILLVCALGLWEFYSLFWGPTGRVPSRVCAIVLGWGMICLTWMHRPQDALVFLGAGFVLASMSFLFRWDVIEDDNAFASSGIFMAGLAYVPLLLLPATYLSTTKLIFVIAAVAISDTSAYFVGTRFGHHKLWPRVSPKKSSEGAVGSLVGCVIFCAIYGEIYGKTGWFSFALLGIAINAFAQLGDLFESALKRSVNIKDSGNLLPGHGGILDRADSLLFAMPMVAVVDQWFFFF